In Salinarimonas sp., a genomic segment contains:
- a CDS encoding succinate dehydrogenase iron-sulfur subunit — protein MAEFKLPKNSQYREGKVWPKPVDGKRLQEFRIYRWNPDETENPRIDTYYVDREDCGPMVLDALIWIKNKVDPTLTFRRSCREGICGSCAMNIQGQNTIACTRGIDECGSGAVKIYPLPHMPVLKDLVPDLTQFFAQHASVEPWLQTQTPAPEHEWRQTPEDRVELDGLYECILCACCTTACPSYWWNGDRFLGPAALLHAYRWLADSRDEMTGERLDKLEDPFKLYRCHTIMNCANACPKGLNPAKAIAEIKKMMVTRHV, from the coding sequence ATGGCTGAATTCAAGCTCCCCAAGAACTCCCAGTATCGCGAGGGCAAGGTCTGGCCGAAGCCCGTCGACGGGAAGCGGCTGCAGGAGTTCCGGATCTACCGCTGGAACCCCGACGAGACCGAGAATCCGCGCATCGACACCTACTACGTCGATCGCGAGGATTGCGGGCCGATGGTGCTCGACGCCCTCATCTGGATCAAGAACAAGGTCGACCCGACGCTGACCTTCCGGCGCTCCTGCCGCGAGGGCATCTGCGGCTCGTGCGCCATGAACATCCAGGGGCAGAACACCATCGCCTGCACGCGCGGCATCGACGAGTGCGGCTCGGGGGCGGTGAAGATCTATCCTCTGCCGCACATGCCGGTGCTCAAGGACCTCGTCCCCGACCTGACGCAGTTCTTCGCCCAGCACGCCTCGGTGGAGCCCTGGCTGCAGACGCAGACGCCGGCGCCGGAGCACGAGTGGCGGCAGACGCCGGAGGACCGCGTCGAGCTCGACGGGCTCTACGAGTGCATCCTGTGCGCCTGCTGCACCACGGCGTGCCCCTCCTATTGGTGGAACGGCGACCGCTTCCTCGGCCCCGCCGCGCTGCTGCACGCCTACCGCTGGCTGGCCGATTCGCGCGACGAGATGACCGGCGAGCGGCTCGACAAGCTCGAGGATCCGTTCAAGCTCTACCGCTGCCACACCATCATGAACTGCGCCAACGCCTGCCCGAAGGGCCTCAACCCGGCCAAGGCGATCGCCGAGATCAAGAAGATGATGGTGACCCGCCACGTGTGA
- a CDS encoding AprI/Inh family metalloprotease inhibitor: MTPRPALGQTSRRALRLTVLAATVLALGACQSARFGGPQRPVVATSPGVITTTPLEPGIAAPAGVVEAEPLAPPPGTGVLGDGLTQSDQIVSDVPSSPQVAAIPAPAPAQPRVSRTTFVGTWRASEPGGGSCRVTLSSSPSLDLYRASTSGCANEDLSRISAWDLRNDEIYLYRQGGAVAARLRASPGAMQGVLSRSGAPVALAR; this comes from the coding sequence ATGACGCCCCGCCCCGCCCTCGGCCAGACTTCCCGCCGCGCCCTGCGCCTCACCGTGCTCGCGGCGACCGTCCTCGCGCTCGGCGCCTGCCAGTCCGCCCGGTTCGGCGGGCCGCAGCGCCCGGTCGTCGCGACCTCGCCCGGCGTCATCACCACGACGCCGCTCGAGCCCGGCATCGCGGCTCCGGCCGGCGTGGTCGAGGCCGAGCCGCTCGCCCCGCCGCCCGGCACGGGCGTCCTCGGCGACGGGCTCACGCAGTCGGACCAGATCGTCTCCGACGTGCCGTCCTCGCCGCAGGTGGCCGCCATCCCCGCCCCGGCGCCGGCGCAGCCGCGCGTGTCCCGCACGACCTTCGTGGGCACCTGGCGCGCCAGCGAGCCCGGCGGCGGCTCCTGCCGCGTGACGCTCTCCTCCTCGCCCTCGCTCGACCTCTACCGCGCCTCGACCTCGGGCTGCGCGAACGAGGACCTCAGCCGCATCTCGGCCTGGGACCTGCGCAACGACGAGATCTACCTCTATCGCCAGGGCGGCGCCGTGGCCGCACGCCTGCGCGCCTCGCCGGGCGCGATGCAGGGCGTCCTGTCCCGCTCCGGCGCGCCGGTGGCGCTGGCCCGCTGA